A single region of the Hyphomicrobiales bacterium genome encodes:
- a CDS encoding Ldh family oxidoreductase, with translation MTNVPLSLDEAHALALRCLTHNGCDETNSQAIADRMIEAERDACHSHGLFRLPWYANGVKSGRVNGSAKPTVEQLAPAAIRVDGDNGYAPLGQKIAHQPLVDCAKQNGIAVLGFTNMFHIAAMWPEVERLAYEGLCAIAVTSAYPYVAPSGGIKPLFGTN, from the coding sequence ATGACAAACGTTCCGCTCAGCCTAGACGAAGCCCACGCGTTGGCTCTTCGTTGCCTCACTCATAATGGATGTGACGAAACGAACAGTCAGGCAATTGCAGATCGGATGATTGAAGCAGAGCGCGATGCGTGCCATTCGCATGGTCTGTTTCGTTTGCCATGGTACGCCAACGGCGTGAAATCTGGCCGTGTTAATGGCTCAGCAAAGCCCACTGTGGAGCAGCTTGCACCCGCTGCCATTCGCGTTGATGGCGATAATGGTTATGCACCATTGGGCCAGAAAATTGCCCATCAACCGCTTGTTGATTGCGCCAAACAAAACGGCATTGCGGTGCTTGGCTTCACCAATATGTTTCACATCGCCGCCATGTGGCCAGAGGTGGAACGGCTTGCCTATGAAGGCCTGTGCGCCATCGCCGTTACATCTGCCTACCCTTACGTTGCCCCAAGCGGCGGGATCAAACCTCTGTTTGGCACCAATC
- a CDS encoding FAD-binding oxidoreductase: MVDFQTPKQKNYDIVIVGGAMYGSAVSWFTANNPDFDGSILVVERDPTYEACSTSHTNSCIRQQFSNEINVRISQFGAEFIKNFRKFMGNDERVPDVVLQSYGYMYMADNQGFADTLRESQKIQQDLGAGTKFMTADDIARDYPFYNLDGIIGANHNLKDEGYFDGNTLFDWWKRSAREKGVEYCTNEVTDMTLNAAGTAVESITLKTGDVVSCGKVVNASGPRAVLTSRMAGIEIPVEPRKRYTFIFDAAKPLDRDLPLTIDPSGVHMRTDGTYYLAGCPPFDEDDVPVDYDDYVEDHRVWEEKAWPAIANRIPQFEAIKLVNSWAGHYAFNTFDQNAIVGPHTKVENFFFINGFSGHGFQQSPALGRGMSELLTYGEFRTLDLTPFHYDRIETGTPFLEKAVI, translated from the coding sequence GTGGTTGATTTTCAAACGCCAAAACAAAAAAATTATGACATCGTCATTGTTGGTGGCGCTATGTATGGCTCGGCTGTTTCTTGGTTCACAGCCAACAATCCAGACTTTGATGGTTCTATCTTGGTTGTCGAACGTGACCCAACTTATGAGGCTTGCTCAACATCCCACACGAACAGCTGCATTCGCCAGCAATTCTCCAACGAGATTAATGTGCGCATTTCTCAATTTGGTGCGGAGTTCATCAAAAACTTCCGAAAATTCATGGGCAATGATGAGCGCGTGCCTGATGTGGTTCTGCAAAGCTATGGCTATATGTATATGGCCGACAACCAGGGTTTTGCAGATACATTGCGCGAAAGCCAGAAAATCCAGCAAGACCTCGGTGCGGGCACCAAATTCATGACCGCCGACGATATTGCCCGTGATTATCCGTTTTATAATCTTGATGGCATTATAGGCGCGAACCATAACCTTAAGGACGAAGGCTATTTCGACGGCAACACACTGTTTGATTGGTGGAAGCGTTCAGCCCGTGAAAAAGGCGTTGAATATTGCACGAACGAAGTAACCGACATGACCCTAAACGCGGCAGGCACCGCTGTTGAGAGCATAACACTCAAAACGGGTGATGTGGTTTCCTGCGGCAAGGTGGTCAATGCTTCTGGCCCGCGTGCAGTGCTGACCTCACGCATGGCAGGCATCGAAATTCCCGTGGAACCGCGCAAGCGCTATACCTTCATCTTTGATGCTGCCAAACCGCTAGACCGCGACCTGCCACTCACCATAGATCCATCCGGCGTTCATATGCGCACAGACGGCACTTATTATTTGGCCGGTTGCCCGCCCTTTGATGAGGATGACGTGCCTGTTGATTATGATGATTACGTCGAAGACCATCGCGTATGGGAAGAAAAGGCATGGCCTGCCATCGCTAACCGCATTCCGCAATTTGAAGCAATTAAATTGGTGAATTCTTGGGCGGGGCATTATGCGTTTAATACGTTTGATCAAAACGCGATTGTAGGTCCACACACTAAGGTTGAAAACTTCTTCTTCATCAATGGATTTTCTGGCCATGGCTTCCAGCAATCCCCTGCTTTGGGGCGCGGCATGTCCGAGCTTTTGACGTATGGCGAATTTAGAACGCTAGACCTGACACCTTTCCATTATGACCGCATTGAAACCGGCACACCATTCTTAGAAAAAGCAGTGATATAA
- a CDS encoding diguanylate cyclase → MHILIADNSRSILDIVSKQVVSRGNTVTTFQDGQDVYDYVTAGHPFEILLTSLELPNVSGLELCWAANACAENGTSNYSIVMSSSSDVETLVEALDSGADDFLAKPFLQQELNARIRAAERTVSAQNELLRLARKDDLTNISNRRDFFQRIDNKMMSFTAKKASSMITFDVDHLRQINEKYGYEAGDAMLVALAGAIENEAIIFGRLGSQEFGVFLHEVPIEKAETIAESIRKKIARLTVTHNENSLNVSVTLGACSVPANDSKETALKKARQALDAAKNLGRNRTVVWGSVDHQSSIEETPSVQGYDHINGKSQVTSHALKLATM, encoded by the coding sequence ATGCACATTTTGATAGCGGATAATAGTCGATCAATCCTAGATATAGTGTCGAAACAAGTCGTGAGCCGTGGCAATACAGTCACCACGTTTCAAGATGGCCAAGACGTTTATGACTATGTGACAGCTGGTCATCCATTTGAGATACTCCTAACGTCACTTGAACTTCCAAACGTTTCAGGGTTGGAGCTGTGTTGGGCGGCTAACGCTTGTGCAGAAAATGGAACCTCCAACTACTCAATCGTCATGTCGAGCTCCTCAGATGTAGAGACCTTGGTGGAAGCGCTCGATTCGGGCGCAGATGACTTCTTGGCGAAACCGTTCCTCCAACAAGAACTCAATGCCCGCATAAGAGCAGCAGAACGGACAGTTTCGGCTCAAAACGAATTGTTACGTTTGGCGAGAAAAGACGACCTCACAAATATCAGCAATCGTCGCGATTTTTTCCAGCGCATAGATAATAAGATGATGTCGTTTACTGCGAAAAAAGCGTCTTCAATGATTACGTTCGACGTTGACCATCTTAGACAGATCAATGAAAAATATGGTTATGAGGCTGGTGATGCAATGCTTGTCGCTCTTGCGGGGGCAATCGAAAATGAAGCCATTATTTTTGGCCGCTTAGGCAGTCAAGAGTTTGGTGTTTTCTTGCATGAGGTTCCGATTGAAAAAGCTGAAACAATAGCGGAATCCATAAGAAAGAAAATCGCAAGGCTAACCGTAACCCATAACGAAAACAGCCTAAACGTCTCAGTTACTCTAGGTGCGTGCTCTGTGCCAGCTAATGACTCCAAAGAAACCGCTCTGAAAAAGGCAAGACAAGCTCTCGATGCAGCTAAAAATTTGGGTCGCAACAGAACTGTTGTTTGGGGGTCGGTCGATCATCAATCTTCCATCGAGGAAACCCCTTCAGTGCAAGGGTATGACCACATCAACGGCAAATCACAGGTCACCAGCCATGCGCTAAAATTAGCGACAATGTAG
- a CDS encoding LuxR C-terminal-related transcriptional regulator, with protein MVASLEKYLADISNIETGYDAFRSLRKIAADYGMESFSFMGLSGQTHQLCETLVVNNWNPGLVQAYDEYKLAERSCVWEKLRHSTVPFYWDIETLSQVRPKDEAKITNELFSDYDMTKGIFLPVHRCHSEPLAICFTFNEGRPELSQLAELQFLASHAGAVLHPKVIAKGKATPCLSPREKECLKWTSDGKTSSEIGKILSLSEHTVNHHLYGGMQKLDATNRIHAVAIAVRSGLLN; from the coding sequence ATGGTTGCAAGTCTAGAAAAGTATCTTGCGGATATAAGCAATATAGAAACAGGCTATGACGCCTTCAGGTCGTTGCGGAAAATTGCGGCTGACTATGGCATGGAAAGCTTTAGTTTCATGGGGCTGAGTGGTCAAACACATCAGCTTTGCGAAACTCTGGTTGTCAACAATTGGAACCCAGGCCTTGTGCAAGCTTATGATGAGTACAAGCTTGCAGAGCGAAGCTGTGTATGGGAAAAATTGCGTCATTCGACAGTGCCCTTTTATTGGGATATCGAAACGCTAAGCCAAGTTCGGCCCAAGGATGAAGCTAAGATTACCAATGAGCTGTTTAGTGATTATGATATGACGAAAGGAATATTCCTTCCGGTCCATCGTTGTCATTCAGAGCCATTGGCAATTTGTTTTACTTTCAATGAAGGCCGGCCAGAATTATCGCAACTCGCTGAGCTACAATTTTTGGCTTCGCATGCGGGTGCGGTTTTACATCCAAAAGTTATTGCAAAGGGTAAAGCAACCCCTTGTCTGTCGCCTCGTGAGAAAGAATGTTTAAAGTGGACTTCGGATGGTAAGACGAGTTCTGAAATCGGAAAGATTCTCTCCCTCTCAGAACATACAGTCAACCATCATCTATACGGTGGAATGCAAAAACTAGATGCTACAAATCGTATACATGCAGTCGCTATTGCTGTTCGTTCCGGTCTGTTAAATTAA
- a CDS encoding VanZ family protein codes for MLISNFNNKNANQEEEKKVFRLNTLFLIMLLGAIFGFSSQYASFETRYLATKASAKTSFWTQHFIKRLPKLGVDLQAHETDPVITAIAVGNTIGLTNDIVESSQLFQVDYINPNCLCTISIGSYAGKLSNEITPTSPNREMARAVFFDQHDGKKHQGHLQNNKFQVPVNFQNAKSLLNGGSNDIFIFKTDQIDLPNAYAAVYQTVNSHNHPMLLIRSLVPLTTEAQSFFIAWYCVYSVLIILLLALLYKAFKMKEQQFHPLVDTFSKSPKGRSNILTCLFFVAFLVVVVGSYYSPDFNAVWELSHDKVKHMIAYFSLTAMGLAACHRFHWSKYLVLVIFAIGVFIELTQPFAGRSASLLDMVANSVGIALGSMIASWCGFQPNAKKAIHAAGEPIRQD; via the coding sequence GTGTTGATTTCTAATTTCAACAACAAAAATGCGAATCAAGAGGAAGAAAAAAAGGTGTTTCGGTTAAATACGCTATTTTTAATAATGCTTTTAGGCGCAATCTTTGGTTTCAGCAGCCAATATGCGTCTTTTGAAACAAGATACCTTGCCACCAAAGCTTCAGCGAAAACTTCCTTTTGGACCCAACATTTCATCAAGCGATTACCAAAGTTAGGTGTAGACCTGCAAGCACATGAAACAGATCCGGTCATTACAGCCATCGCTGTAGGAAACACGATAGGGCTGACCAATGATATCGTTGAAAGTTCTCAACTGTTTCAGGTGGATTACATCAATCCAAATTGCCTCTGTACAATTTCAATAGGGTCTTATGCAGGCAAATTATCCAATGAAATAACGCCAACAAGCCCCAACCGTGAAATGGCAAGGGCTGTATTCTTTGACCAACACGATGGGAAGAAACATCAAGGGCACCTACAAAACAACAAGTTTCAGGTCCCTGTAAACTTTCAAAATGCCAAATCCTTATTGAACGGCGGAAGCAATGATATTTTCATTTTCAAAACCGACCAAATCGATTTGCCAAATGCTTATGCTGCTGTTTATCAAACTGTAAACTCGCATAATCACCCAATGCTGCTTATTCGGAGTTTAGTGCCGCTAACAACAGAAGCTCAATCGTTCTTCATCGCTTGGTATTGCGTTTACAGCGTTCTCATCATTTTGCTACTGGCCCTACTATACAAGGCCTTCAAAATGAAAGAACAGCAGTTCCACCCGCTGGTTGATACGTTCAGCAAATCCCCTAAGGGCCGCTCAAATATACTGACCTGCTTATTCTTTGTCGCCTTTCTTGTTGTCGTCGTGGGCTCTTATTACTCACCCGATTTCAATGCAGTGTGGGAACTCTCGCATGACAAAGTAAAGCATATGATCGCCTATTTCTCGTTGACCGCGATGGGCTTAGCGGCCTGCCATCGTTTTCATTGGTCGAAATATCTAGTTTTAGTGATATTCGCGATAGGCGTCTTTATCGAGCTGACGCAACCGTTTGCAGGAAGGTCTGCGAGCCTTCTGGACATGGTTGCCAACTCCGTAGGGATCGCACTGGGCTCTATGATAGCCTCATGGTGCGGCTTCCAACCGAACGCCAAGAAGGCTATTCATGCAGCTGGAGAGCCAATCAGACAAGATTAA
- the rfbD gene encoding dTDP-4-dehydrorhamnose reductase: protein MRVLVIGQSGQIARVLSVLGRKSDHQIATKGRADCDLMQTANIPKCLLMPNGEKPEVIVNAAAYTAVDNAECDGQTAYILNRDACQALALACKDSEIPLVHISTDYVYKSDGSAALLETNPTGPINVYGHSKLAGEFEITKEHDQHIILRTAWVFSSTGNNFVKTVLRLAADHDELQIVADQIGNPTAANDLGAAIITIIDRLSRKEKDDDFFGVYNFAGRGDISWANFARTIFSISKQNGGPSCDVRDILTDEFPSRASRQLNSRLDTTKFETVFGPIPSWEGQLQEVVKELVSTGGSLLSKPE, encoded by the coding sequence ATGCGCGTATTGGTGATAGGGCAATCGGGACAAATTGCACGGGTGCTTTCGGTGTTGGGCAGGAAGAGCGATCATCAAATTGCGACAAAAGGGCGCGCAGATTGCGATCTGATGCAGACCGCCAATATTCCAAAATGCCTTTTAATGCCAAATGGTGAAAAGCCCGAAGTGATTGTGAACGCCGCTGCTTATACGGCCGTGGATAATGCCGAATGTGATGGTCAAACTGCTTATATTTTGAACCGTGATGCGTGCCAAGCATTGGCGTTGGCCTGCAAGGATTCAGAAATTCCGCTTGTGCATATATCTACTGACTATGTTTATAAATCAGATGGAAGTGCGGCTTTATTGGAGACAAATCCTACTGGACCGATAAACGTTTACGGACATTCAAAATTAGCTGGTGAATTTGAGATCACCAAAGAACATGATCAACACATCATTTTACGTACGGCTTGGGTGTTCAGTTCGACAGGCAATAATTTTGTAAAAACAGTGCTGCGACTTGCTGCAGATCATGACGAGTTGCAGATTGTTGCTGACCAAATAGGTAATCCAACAGCCGCCAATGATCTCGGCGCTGCGATTATAACGATAATCGATCGTTTGAGCCGTAAAGAAAAAGATGATGACTTCTTTGGGGTTTATAACTTTGCAGGGCGTGGGGATATCAGTTGGGCAAATTTCGCACGCACAATTTTCTCTATATCAAAGCAAAATGGAGGCCCAAGCTGTGATGTGAGGGACATCCTTACGGATGAATTTCCGTCGCGGGCTTCAAGGCAACTCAATTCTCGGCTTGATACAACAAAATTTGAGACTGTATTTGGCCCTATACCGAGTTGGGAAGGACAGCTGCAGGAGGTTGTCAAAGAATTGGTTTCAACAGGTGGCTCCCTGTTGTCAAAACCTGAATAA
- a CDS encoding TetR/AcrR family transcriptional regulator, whose translation MASDTRNALLDSAERAARTLGFDGFSYADLANEVGIRKASIHHHFPSKANLSVELMQRYLAKFEAIRAEFRSSPRTGAEQLSAMINSYRNGIDEGKSVCLCVSFTTSRESLPDEVSQLVRRFRTMVTEWLVAAFHAGQSDGSISNVADPTMEATATLSLFEGAQLAARSEEDPSLFDNAVELLKRRLTQ comes from the coding sequence ATGGCTTCTGATACCAGAAACGCACTTTTGGATTCGGCTGAACGAGCAGCCAGAACATTAGGCTTTGATGGATTTAGCTATGCTGACTTGGCAAATGAAGTCGGTATTCGTAAAGCCAGTATCCATCATCATTTTCCATCCAAGGCAAATTTGTCTGTCGAGCTAATGCAACGCTATCTTGCAAAGTTTGAAGCGATACGAGCGGAGTTCCGCTCCAGCCCTAGAACTGGGGCTGAACAGCTTTCAGCGATGATAAACAGCTACCGCAACGGTATCGATGAAGGCAAAAGCGTTTGCTTATGCGTCTCTTTCACCACCAGCCGTGAAAGCCTACCCGATGAAGTAAGCCAGCTCGTTCGCCGTTTTCGCACAATGGTGACTGAATGGCTTGTTGCAGCTTTTCATGCCGGTCAATCTGATGGGTCAATTTCAAATGTAGCCGACCCAACCATGGAGGCCACTGCAACGCTGTCCCTATTTGAAGGCGCACAACTTGCAGCACGCTCGGAAGAAGACCCAAGCCTCTTTGACAACGCAGTAGAACTCCTAAAACGCCGCCTTACGCAATAA
- a CDS encoding cupin domain-containing protein, translating to MELNADFTKQVIVNSEELEWVASPMPGVDRRMLDRIGGEVARATSLVRYVPNSKFSAHEHTGGEEFIVLDGVFQDEHGDYPVGTYVRNPPTTSHTPGSEPGCTIFVKLWQFDLDDRTQFRKNMADELEAPLNGVATAELHKDGREHVTYNHVDANAAFANTDAGGIELLMIGGSLIVSGEELPKGGWLRLPEGKPLNAVAGKDGAKVWMKTGHLQHAKPPRT from the coding sequence ATGGAACTAAACGCTGATTTCACTAAACAAGTCATTGTTAATTCTGAAGAATTAGAATGGGTCGCATCACCAATGCCTGGTGTAGATCGACGGATGCTGGACCGCATTGGTGGCGAAGTGGCGCGCGCCACGTCCCTCGTTCGATATGTACCAAACAGCAAATTCTCCGCCCACGAACATACAGGTGGTGAAGAATTCATCGTTCTTGATGGCGTCTTCCAAGATGAACATGGCGACTATCCTGTCGGCACGTATGTTCGCAATCCACCAACAACGTCGCACACGCCAGGTTCCGAGCCGGGTTGCACGATTTTTGTAAAATTATGGCAATTTGACTTGGATGACCGCACCCAGTTCCGCAAAAATATGGCAGATGAGCTCGAAGCTCCGCTCAATGGTGTGGCAACGGCTGAACTACACAAGGATGGCCGTGAACACGTGACTTACAACCATGTCGATGCAAATGCGGCCTTCGCCAATACGGATGCTGGCGGCATTGAACTGCTCATGATTGGTGGCTCTTTAATTGTGTCTGGCGAAGAGCTTCCCAAGGGTGGATGGCTACGGTTGCCAGAAGGTAAACCACTCAACGCGGTTGCAGGCAAAGATGGCGCAAAAGTATGGATGAAAACAGGTCACTTGCAACATGCAAAGCCGCCGCGTACATAA
- a CDS encoding pyridoxamine 5'-phosphate oxidase family protein — protein MLNEDSVFHAGEQSLHEKLDISERQHQLGLRMIRDHMPDQHREFFASLSSVHIGALDSSGHPWAVMRVGSAGFMASSDEKTLNISSSPLLGEPADLDFSVGAKVSVVGIEFETQRRNRLNATIEAEEADTLALHVDQSYGNCPKYIQIRTKASATATQPAHIEASTTLSEVDKAQITRADTLLIASRAAQLGDDPRAGVDINHRGGMPGFVTVLDDNTIQFPDYKGNSFYNTFGNIVTDNRVGLQFVDFETGTLLNLKGTAVLVEDINNGELPLMGRGLRIHVDIITRVEGGLPYRYKFEQYSDRNPATMADDTDLAE, from the coding sequence ATGCTAAATGAAGACAGCGTTTTCCACGCAGGCGAGCAGAGCTTACATGAAAAACTAGATATCAGCGAACGCCAACACCAATTGGGCCTACGCATGATTCGTGATCATATGCCTGATCAGCATCGTGAATTCTTTGCTTCACTTTCTTCTGTCCATATCGGCGCACTCGACAGTTCAGGCCACCCTTGGGCTGTAATGCGGGTTGGCTCGGCAGGTTTCATGGCTTCTTCCGATGAAAAAACATTGAACATTTCATCATCACCCCTTTTGGGTGAACCTGCTGATCTTGATTTCTCAGTTGGTGCTAAAGTCAGTGTTGTTGGTATTGAATTTGAAACTCAGCGCCGCAACCGCCTTAACGCGACGATTGAGGCCGAAGAAGCTGACACCTTGGCTTTGCATGTGGATCAAAGCTATGGAAACTGCCCCAAATACATTCAAATCAGAACAAAGGCATCGGCAACTGCGACACAACCCGCCCACATAGAAGCCTCAACCACCCTTAGTGAAGTAGACAAAGCTCAAATCACCCGTGCCGACACTTTGCTCATCGCTTCACGTGCGGCCCAACTAGGCGATGACCCCCGCGCAGGCGTTGATATAAATCATCGTGGCGGCATGCCGGGCTTCGTTACTGTCTTAGATGACAACACAATCCAGTTCCCCGATTATAAAGGTAATAGCTTTTACAATACCTTCGGAAACATCGTGACTGACAATCGTGTCGGCCTGCAATTTGTTGATTTTGAAACGGGCACACTCCTCAATCTTAAAGGCACTGCTGTGCTTGTCGAAGACATCAATAATGGTGAATTGCCATTGATGGGGCGAGGCCTTCGCATTCACGTTGATATAATCACACGCGTGGAAGGTGGATTGCCTTATCGCTACAAATTTGAACAATACTCTGATCGCAATCCGGCAACTATGGCAGATGATACAGACCTTGCCGAATAA
- a CDS encoding glutathione S-transferase, which produces MKFYDSFGLPNPDRVRIALNEKGVLDQVEIIQVNLWEGEHRTAEFKAKNPSVTIPLFELDNGLAISETTAITEYIDHTFEGISLTGRSAEERAVVHMMQRRGEQKIVDAIGTYFHHGTPGFGPEIELNQNKSWGEAHLQKTLDGMAYFDEVLQDTPYIAGENYSMADITVFTGLNFSETHPKVMVPETLKALAEWRARIGARESCAFVPETMKVS; this is translated from the coding sequence ATGAAGTTTTACGATAGTTTCGGTTTGCCAAACCCTGATCGGGTCCGGATCGCATTGAATGAAAAAGGGGTTCTAGATCAAGTCGAGATTATTCAGGTGAACTTGTGGGAAGGTGAGCATCGTACTGCTGAATTTAAAGCCAAGAACCCAAGCGTAACCATTCCCCTTTTTGAACTTGATAATGGTCTGGCGATTTCAGAAACCACGGCAATTACTGAATATATAGATCATACTTTTGAGGGTATTTCATTGACTGGGCGCAGTGCTGAAGAGCGCGCCGTTGTGCATATGATGCAGCGCCGTGGTGAGCAAAAAATCGTTGATGCAATCGGTACTTATTTCCACCATGGAACACCTGGTTTTGGGCCGGAAATTGAGCTTAATCAAAATAAATCATGGGGCGAGGCACATTTGCAAAAGACGCTAGATGGCATGGCTTATTTTGATGAAGTGCTACAAGATACCCCCTATATCGCGGGTGAAAATTATTCCATGGCGGACATCACCGTTTTTACGGGGCTTAACTTTTCAGAGACCCATCCAAAGGTTATGGTACCTGAAACACTGAAGGCTTTGGCTGAGTGGCGTGCACGCATTGGTGCTCGTGAAAGCTGTGCATTT